The following proteins come from a genomic window of Lolium rigidum isolate FL_2022 chromosome 5, APGP_CSIRO_Lrig_0.1, whole genome shotgun sequence:
- the LOC124654979 gene encoding histone H2A, sperm-like has translation ISKTINKVKRLGPIQFPVGRIGRFLKKGRYAQRVGSGAPVYLAAVLEYLAAEVLELAGNAAKDNKKTRIMPRHLMLAIRNDEEFGKLLSGVTIAHGGVLPNIHSVLLPKKAAEKAEKAAEKAEKAESSNSGLSYDTNEIALKDAFSQHGHVIEVKVICHPVTGKSKGYGFVKFSSEDEAAAALEKMSDEVLDGRNIRVRYANRG, from the exons ataagcaagacaataaacaaagtaaagagattgggt CcgatccagttccccgtcggccgcATCGGGCGCTTCCTCAAGAAGGGCCGCTACGCGCAGCGCGTCGGCTCCGGCGCCCCCGTCTACCTCGCCGCAGTCCTCGAGTACCTCGCAGCGGAG GTCCTGGAGCTCGCCGGGAACGCCGCCAAGGACAACAAGAAGACCCGCATCATGCCGCGCCACCTGATGCTCGCCATCCGCAACGACGAGGAGTTCGGGAAGCTTCTGTCCGGAGTCACCATCGCCCACGGCGGCGTCCTCCCCAACATCCACTCCGTGCTGCTCCCCAAGAAGGCCGCTGAGAAGGCCGAGAAGGCTGCCGAGAAGGCCGAGAAGGCGGAGTCCTCCAA TTCAGGTCTGTCCTATGACACCAATGAGATTGCTCTCAAGGATGCATTCTCTCAGCACGGCCATGTCATCGAAG TGAAAGTGATATGCCATCCTGTGACGGGAAAATCCAAAGGATACGGTTTCGTCAAGTTCTCTTCGGAAGATGAAGCAGCTGCAGCATTGGAGAAGATGAGTGATGAG GTACTTGATGGTAGGAACATACGGGTGCGCTACGCAAACCGCGGATga